The Macrobrachium nipponense isolate FS-2020 chromosome 1, ASM1510439v2, whole genome shotgun sequence genome includes a window with the following:
- the LOC135219019 gene encoding muscle M-line assembly protein unc-89-like — MGSFSAEMEIDSKSEESPERESGKEESPGRKKSGKEESPGCEKSGKEESPVFAKVERKKVLDARKVKWKKVLEKWKEESPGREKSGKEKSPGREKNETEESLGCKISEKEESPGYEKSGKEESSGFTKSGKEESSGFTKSGKEETPGREKSGKEESPGCKKSEKEESPGYEKSEKEESPGCAKSGKEETPGFAKSRQEESHGFTKSGKEESPGFAKSGQEESPGQSPGFPKSGKEKSPGREKSGKEESPGFPKSGKEKSPGREKSGKEKSRIPEKWKGKKSWTEKKSGKEEKSRIPESERKKVLDASEEKKVLDSRRWNRKKVLARKIERKSPGFPKSGRKLLDARKVERKKVLDSRRWEQEESPGRGKKLKGSPGIPEKEEKEKVLAREKWKGRSPGFPENGKEKSPGRRNGKESIPENGKEKSPGREKVERKKSPGFPKSGGKSPGREKSRKEESPGFPKSGQEESPGRGKKLKEESDSESGKEKSPGREKSGKEESPGFPKSGQEESPGRGKKLKGRKSWIPEKWKGKKSWTREKWKGRKSWIPEKWKGKKSWTREKWKGRKSRFPEKWKEKSWTREKVERKKVPDSRRVTGRKSWTRKKVERKKVPDSRKVERKKVLDARKVERKKVLDSRRVDRKKVLDAEKS, encoded by the exons atggggtcattcagtgctgaaatggaaattgacagtaagag TGAAGAAAGTCCTGAACGCGAAAGTGGAAAGGAAGAAAGTCCTGGACGCAAGAAAAGTGGAAAGGAAGAAAGTCCTGGATGCGAGAAAAGTGGAAAGGAAGAAAGTCCTGTATTCGCAAAAGTAGAGAGGAAGAAAGTCCTGGACGCGAGGAAAGTGAAATGGAAGAAAGTTCTGG AAAAGTGGAAAGAAGAAAGTCCTGGACGCGAAAAAAGTGGAAAGGAAAAAAGTCCTGGACGTGAGAAAAATGAAACGGAAGAAAGTCTTGGATGCAAGATAAGTGAAAAGGAAGAAAGTCCTGGATACGAGAAAAGTGGAAAGGAAGAAAGTTCTGGATTCACGAAAAGTGGAAAGGAAGAAAGTTCTGGATTCACGAAAAGTGGAAAGGAAGAAACTCCTGGACGCGAGAAAAGTGGAAAGGAAGAAAGTCCTGGATGCAAGAAAAGTGAAAAGGAAGAAAGTCCTGGATACGAGAAAAGTGAAAAGGAAGAAAGTCCTGGATGCGCGAAAAGTGGAAAGGAAGAAACTCCTGGATTCGCGAAAAGTAGACAGGAAGAAAGTCATGGATTCACGAAAAGTGGAAAGGAAGAAAGTCCTGGATTCGCGAAAAGTGGACAGGAAGAAAGTCCTGGAC AAAGTCCTGGATTCCCGAAAAGTGGAAAGGAAAAAAGTCCTGGACGCGAGAAAAGTGGAAAGGAAGAAAGTCCTGGATTCCCGAAAAGTGGAAAGGAAAAAAGTCCTGGACGTGAGAAAAGTGGAAAGGAAAAGTCCCGGATTCCCGAAAAGTGGAAAGGAAAAAAGTCCTGGACGGAAAAGAAAAGTGGAAAGGAAGAAAAGTCCCGGATTCCcgaaagtgaaaggaaaaaagtCCTGGACGcgagtgaggaaaagaaagtccTGGATTCCCGAAGATGGAACAGGAAGAAAGTCCTGGCGCgaaaaattgaaaggaaaagtCCCGGATTCCCGAAAAGTGGAAGGAAACTCCTGGACGCGAGAAAAGTGGAAAGGAAGAAAGTCCTGGATTCCCGAAGATGGGAACAGGAAGAAAGTCCTGGACGCGGAAAAAAGTTGAAAGGAAGTCCTGGGATTCccgaaaaagaggaaaaggaaaaagtccTGGCGCGAGAAAAGTGGAAAGGAAGAAGTCCTGGATTCCccgaaaatggaaaggaaaaaagtCCTGGACGGAGAAATGGAAAGGAGTCGATTCCCGAAAA TGGAAAGGAAAAAAGTCCTGGACGCGAGAAAGTGGAAAGGAAGAAAAGTCCCGGATTCCCGAAAAGTGGAGGAAAAAGTCCTGGACGCGAGAAAAGTAGAAAGGAAGAAAGTCCTGGATTCCCAAAGAGTGGACAGGAAGAAAGTCCTGGACGCGGAAAAAAGTTGAAGGAAGAAAGTGATTCCGAAAGTGGAAAGGAAAAAAGTCCTGGACGCGAGAAAAGTGGAAAGGAAGAAAGTCCTGGATTCCCGAAGAGTGGACAGGAAGAAAGTCCTGGACGCGGAAAAAAGTTGAAAGGAAGAAAGTCCTGGATTCCCGAAAAGTGGAAAGGAAAAAAGTCCTGGACGCGAGAAAAGTGGAAAGGAAGAAAGTCCTGGATTCCCGAAAAGTGGAAAGGAAAAAAGTCCTGGACGCGAGAAAAGTGGAAAGGAAGAAAGTCCCGATTTCCCGAAAAGTGGAAGGAAAAATCCTGGACGCGAGAAAAAGTGGAAAGGAAGAAAGTTCCTGATTCCCGAAGAGTGACAGGAAGAAAGTCCTGGACGCGGAAAAAAGTGGAAAGGAAGAAAGTCCCGGATTCCCGAAAAGTGGAAAGGAAAAAAGTCCTGGACGCGAGAAAAGTGGAAAGGAAGAAAGTCCTGGATTCCCGAAGAGTGGACAGGAAGAAAGTCCTGGACGCGGAAAAAAGTTGA